Proteins encoded together in one Ictidomys tridecemlineatus isolate mIctTri1 chromosome 3, mIctTri1.hap1, whole genome shotgun sequence window:
- the Enpp7 gene encoding ectonucleotide pyrophosphatase/phosphodiesterase family member 7 — protein sequence MRASATLLAGALATLLAPGAGVPVPRQNRQNKLLLVSFDGFRWNYDLDVETPNLDAMARDGVKARYMTPAFVTQTSPCHFTLVTGKYIENHGVVHNMFYNFTTKVKLPYHATLGIQSWWDNGSVPIWITAQRQGLKTGSFFYPGGNVTYQGTAVTLSRKEGILHNYKDEKEWRANIDTVMRWFTEEDLALVTLYFGEPDSTGHKYGPESPQRKEMVRQVDRTVGYLRDSIERHSLTSSLDLIVTSDHGMTTVNKTASDLVEFHKFPNFTFRDIEFELLDYGPNGMLIPKEGRLEKVYDVLKDAHPRLHVYKKEQFPKSFHYANHPRIAPLVMYSDPGYVIHGRINVQFNNGEHGFDNQDLDMKTIFRAVGPSFQEGLEVAPFESVHVYELMCQLLGIVPEPNDGDPDILKPMLRPSEGRPPSPTPSTDGHTELPSGSALLPKGWPPLMSALLGTLALLAKVT from the exons ATGAGAGCCTCAGCCACCCTCCTCGCTGGGGCTCTGGCCACCCTGCTGGCTCCGGGGGCTGGGGTGCCCGTCCCAAGGCAGAACCGCCAGAACAAGCTGCTGCTCGTGTCCTTTGACGGCTTCCGCTGGAACTACGACCTGGACGTGGAGACCCCCAACCTGGACGCCATGGCTCGGGACGGGGTGAAAGCTCGCTACATGACCCCGGCTTTCGTCACCCAGACCAGCCCCTGCCACTTCACGCTGGTCACTG gcaAATACATCGAGAACCACGGGGTCGTCCACAACATGTTCTACAACTTCACCACCAAGGTGAAGCTGCCCTACCACGCCACCCTTGGCATCCAGAGCTGGTGGGACAATGGCAGTGTGCCCATCTGGATCACAGCCCAGAGGCAG GGCTTGAAGACCGGCTCCTTCTTCTACCCTGGTGGGAACGTCACCTACCAAGGGACCGCGGTGACGCTGAGTCGGAAGGAGGGCATCCTACACAACTACAAAGACGAGAAGGAGTGGAGGGCCAACATCGACACGGTGATGCGCTGGTTCACAGAGGAGGACCTGGCTCTGGTCACTCTCTACTTCGGGGAGCCGGACTCCACAGGCCACAAGTACGGCCCAGAGTCCCCGCAGAGGAAGGAGATGGTGAGGCAGGTGGACAGGACCGTGGGCTACCTCCGGGACAGCATCGAGCGCCACAGCCTCACCAGCAGCCTCGACCTGATCGTCACGTCTGACCACGGCATGACGACCGTCAACAAGACAGCCAGCGACCTGGTGGAGTTCCACAAGTTCCCCAACTTCACCTTCCGGGACATCGAGTTCGAGCTCCTGGACTACGGGCCGAACGGCATGCTGATCCCCAAGGAGGGGAGGCTGGAGAAGGTGTACGACGTGCTGAAGGACGCCCATCCCCGGCTGCACGTCTACAAGAAGGAGCAGTTCCCCAAATCCTTCCACTACGCCAACCACCCCAGGATCGCCCCGCTGGTCATGTACAGCGACCCCGGCTACGTCATCCATGGG AGAATCAACGTCCAGTTCAACAACGGGGAGCACGGCTTCGACAACCAGGACCTGGACATGAAGACCATCTTCCGGGCCGTGGGCCCCAGCTTCCAGGAGGGCCTGGAGGTGGCGCCCTTTGAGAGTGTGCATGTGTACGAGCTCATGTGCCAGCTACTGGGCATCGTGCCCGAACCCAACGACGGGGACCCCGACATCCTGAAGCCCATGCTGCGCCCGAGCGAGGGACggccaccctcccccaccccgtcCACAGACGGGCACACAG aaCTGCCCTCGGGGTCTGCTCTCCTGCCAAAGGGGTGGCCTCCATTGATGTCAGCACTGCTGGGCACCCTGGCTCTTCTGGCCAAGGTCACATAA